In Pseudofrankia saprophytica, one genomic interval encodes:
- a CDS encoding phosphotransferase family protein has product MVTRSLFTALGLGMAMTEAVRAGLDRALPGGASVPLRAHQANTRWLEAAFGLAPGTVRSVSVIDEHSGTAARARLAVDSDATEVPGHLFLKFTPHHYSQHVLMNVFGLGAREVLAYHALGERPPVLTPRCYAASVNRFRGRAVVLLEDLSSTARFRTVRDSVTPAEAEAVVDALADLHIAFWETTRFSGDLKALVGRAPAADRLGDLIRRRLLGTMKGQAADLVPESMKRQCRMFFERSRDIDGFWAALPQTLIHADPHLGNLFFKGGSPGLLDWQNAMSGAGIRDVAYFAAASVEPEVLRKIERGLVERYAAWLDAANIRADLDDLWVWYGAAMTEFFLAAVCTAEAGDTMQPFEISRVGVERCVAAVAAHDSFTLLTKLVDAKHA; this is encoded by the coding sequence GTGGTCACGCGATCACTGTTCACGGCGCTCGGCCTTGGCATGGCCATGACGGAGGCCGTTCGGGCAGGTCTCGATCGGGCGCTGCCCGGCGGCGCGTCGGTCCCGCTCCGGGCGCACCAGGCCAACACGCGATGGTTGGAGGCCGCGTTCGGCTTGGCGCCGGGAACGGTCCGGTCGGTCAGCGTCATCGACGAACACTCAGGAACCGCCGCGCGCGCCCGCCTCGCCGTGGACTCCGATGCGACCGAGGTACCCGGCCATCTGTTCCTGAAGTTCACGCCTCACCACTACAGCCAGCATGTGCTGATGAACGTTTTCGGACTCGGCGCCCGGGAGGTCCTTGCCTACCACGCGCTGGGGGAACGCCCGCCAGTCCTCACCCCGCGGTGTTACGCCGCCAGCGTCAACCGGTTCAGAGGGCGCGCCGTTGTGTTGCTGGAGGACCTGTCCTCCACGGCGCGATTCCGGACAGTCCGCGACTCGGTGACGCCCGCCGAGGCCGAGGCCGTTGTCGACGCGCTGGCCGACCTGCACATCGCCTTCTGGGAGACCACTCGTTTCAGCGGCGACCTCAAGGCGTTGGTCGGGCGCGCGCCGGCCGCTGACCGCCTCGGGGATCTCATCCGCCGTCGTCTCCTCGGCACCATGAAAGGCCAGGCCGCCGACCTTGTTCCCGAGTCCATGAAGCGGCAGTGCCGCATGTTCTTCGAACGCAGCCGGGACATCGACGGGTTCTGGGCCGCCCTGCCACAGACTCTGATCCACGCCGACCCGCACCTCGGGAACCTCTTCTTCAAGGGCGGCTCCCCGGGACTGTTGGACTGGCAGAACGCGATGTCCGGCGCCGGCATACGCGACGTCGCGTACTTCGCGGCGGCCTCGGTCGAGCCCGAGGTGCTCCGCAAGATCGAACGAGGGCTGGTCGAGCGGTACGCGGCGTGGCTGGACGCGGCGAACATCCGCGCCGACCTCGACGACCTGTGGGTGTGGTACGGCGCCGCCATGACCGAATTCTTCCTCGCGGCCGTCTGCACCGCCGAAGCCGGCGACACCATGCAGCCGTTCGAGATCTCCCGGGTCGGCGTCGAGCGATGCGTCGCCGCCGTCGCCGCACACGACAGCTTCACACTGCTGACCAAGCTCGTCGACGCCAAGCACGCGTGA
- a CDS encoding ABC transporter substrate-binding protein has translation MILLRSRRARAGLAGVAALVAAVTFASCSSTTDNGTSSAPVDLGKPMDAAAASKLAIEKAGPIEFATGDTVRGVNGKVITIGGVADVKDTTGIENFPGVCDGAKARFERANREGGVNGYTFSYAGCTDSGADPTTSKDAVTEMVEDKKVFGLVPFTATVSTVGDYLNDKHVPYFGWGISNDYCGWNNRQFGFSVTQAIACAGVLPGQTFYSSAGLESYLTGSGKKPADVSAAFIGSSVAAGASSVKSFAKMAVGLGMKAPYAKTPIPGPGAPPLSDYTPIARDIIASGANLVASTTPPAQIFPLVAALRSSGYTGDVLIYFADPRLAPLADQLDKAYAMTPNFGSGVFPSDTFKQIDADLKAVGSQADASASGTLTSYGAADLFLKAFAKINGSVTTEALAKVLNSGFDYPALGNALCGSTWPAGRVLGNDCAALVRFDGAKKAIVPIKDLQTFGHEYLFSLT, from the coding sequence GTGATCTTGTTGCGTTCACGTCGGGCGCGGGCCGGGTTGGCCGGCGTCGCGGCGCTGGTGGCCGCGGTCACGTTCGCCTCGTGTAGCTCCACCACCGACAACGGCACCTCCTCGGCACCCGTGGACCTGGGTAAGCCGATGGACGCCGCCGCGGCCAGCAAGCTGGCGATCGAGAAGGCGGGGCCGATCGAGTTCGCGACCGGCGACACGGTCCGCGGCGTGAACGGCAAGGTCATCACGATCGGTGGCGTCGCCGACGTCAAGGACACGACCGGTATCGAGAACTTCCCGGGCGTGTGCGACGGCGCGAAGGCGCGGTTCGAACGTGCCAACCGCGAGGGCGGGGTGAACGGCTACACCTTCTCCTACGCGGGCTGTACCGACAGCGGTGCCGATCCCACGACGTCCAAGGACGCCGTGACCGAGATGGTCGAGGACAAGAAGGTCTTCGGTCTGGTGCCCTTCACCGCGACGGTCTCCACCGTCGGGGACTACCTCAACGACAAGCACGTGCCCTACTTCGGCTGGGGCATCTCGAACGACTACTGCGGCTGGAACAACCGCCAGTTCGGCTTCTCCGTCACCCAGGCGATCGCCTGCGCGGGTGTGCTGCCCGGGCAGACGTTCTACTCGTCCGCCGGTCTGGAGAGCTACCTGACGGGCTCGGGCAAGAAGCCGGCTGACGTGAGTGCCGCGTTCATCGGGTCGAGCGTCGCGGCCGGGGCGAGCTCCGTGAAGAGCTTCGCGAAGATGGCCGTCGGGCTGGGGATGAAGGCCCCCTACGCCAAGACCCCGATCCCGGGGCCCGGGGCGCCGCCGCTGTCGGACTACACGCCGATCGCCCGCGACATCATCGCCAGCGGCGCGAACCTGGTCGCGTCGACGACCCCGCCGGCCCAGATCTTCCCGCTCGTGGCCGCGCTGCGGTCGTCGGGCTACACCGGCGACGTCCTGATCTACTTCGCCGACCCGCGACTCGCGCCGCTGGCCGACCAGCTCGACAAGGCGTACGCGATGACGCCGAACTTCGGCTCGGGCGTCTTCCCGAGCGACACCTTCAAGCAGATCGACGCCGACCTGAAGGCCGTCGGCTCGCAGGCGGACGCCAGCGCCTCCGGGACGCTGACCTCCTACGGTGCCGCGGACCTGTTCCTCAAGGCCTTCGCGAAGATCAACGGCTCGGTCACCACCGAGGCCCTCGCCAAGGTCCTCAACTCCGGCTTCGACTACCCCGCGCTGGGCAACGCGCTGTGCGGCTCCACCTGGCCCGCCGGGCGCGTCCTGGGCAACGACTGCGCCGCGCTCGTCCGGTTCGACGGGGCGAAGAAGGCCATCGTCCCCATCAAGGACCTCCAGACCTTCGGCCACGAATATCTCTTCTCCCTGACCTGA
- a CDS encoding ABC transporter substrate-binding protein translates to MTGDSIKIGLVLPDTGGAVAEAFRPARGAVEARIDKENAAGGVYGRKIDLTWQDDEANVNVFTNAVQHLVTADQVFGLIAQTVSLTDESASWLQTKGVPMVGLPSSPIWSNYSNLFHFGSLYNKGGAVDTFGRYIKAQGGTKALLVIDPTSQTSADLAGQLVASVRSQGIAVVGETPYTQDVSDPAKVATQLRQDGADTLIGATQADAFIDIYAAAKAAGVNLKVALSSSNYGPTEIQQRGKDMAGMSMTMAFQSYTTNSPAIQAYRDAITTYSPETTSPFDDVAIVSYAAADEMIKGLQLAGPCPTRQSFITNLRKVTSYDAGGLLAPTNLSRPHDPVSCFNFLKVNATGDGYATVPGNTPTGFWCGNPVPASTATGS, encoded by the coding sequence GTGACGGGTGACTCCATCAAGATCGGACTCGTCCTGCCCGACACCGGCGGCGCTGTCGCTGAGGCCTTCCGGCCGGCGCGCGGGGCGGTGGAGGCGCGCATCGACAAGGAGAACGCCGCTGGCGGCGTGTACGGCCGCAAGATCGATCTCACCTGGCAAGACGACGAGGCGAACGTGAACGTGTTCACCAATGCCGTGCAGCACCTCGTCACGGCCGACCAGGTCTTCGGCCTGATCGCGCAGACGGTCAGCCTCACCGACGAGTCCGCGAGCTGGCTCCAGACGAAGGGTGTCCCGATGGTGGGCCTCCCCTCCAGCCCGATCTGGAGTAACTACAGCAACCTGTTCCACTTCGGCTCGCTGTACAACAAGGGCGGCGCTGTCGACACGTTTGGCCGCTACATCAAGGCCCAAGGTGGCACCAAGGCACTCCTCGTGATCGACCCGACCTCGCAGACCTCCGCGGACCTCGCCGGCCAGTTGGTCGCCAGCGTGCGCAGCCAGGGGATCGCCGTCGTGGGGGAGACGCCCTACACGCAGGACGTCTCCGACCCGGCCAAGGTGGCGACCCAGCTGCGCCAGGACGGGGCCGACACCCTGATCGGCGCGACTCAGGCCGATGCCTTCATCGACATCTATGCCGCCGCCAAGGCCGCCGGTGTCAACCTCAAGGTCGCGCTCAGCTCCAGCAACTACGGCCCCACCGAGATCCAGCAGCGGGGTAAGGATATGGCTGGCATGTCGATGACCATGGCCTTCCAGTCGTACACGACGAACTCGCCGGCCATCCAGGCCTATCGCGATGCCATAACCACCTATTCCCCGGAGACGACGAGCCCGTTCGACGACGTCGCGATCGTTTCCTACGCGGCGGCGGATGAGATGATCAAGGGCCTGCAGCTGGCCGGCCCGTGCCCCACGAGACAGTCGTTCATCACCAACCTGCGGAAGGTGACCAGCTACGACGCAGGCGGCCTGCTCGCTCCGACCAACCTGAGCCGGCCACACGACCCGGTGTCCTGCTTCAACTTCCTCAAGGTGAACGCGACGGGCGACGGCTACGCGACGGTGCCGGGCAACACTCCGACCGGTTTCTGGTGCGGCAACCCGGTCCCCGCCTCCACGGCCACCGGCTCCTGA